A DNA window from Arachis duranensis cultivar V14167 chromosome 3, aradu.V14167.gnm2.J7QH, whole genome shotgun sequence contains the following coding sequences:
- the LOC107477398 gene encoding uncharacterized protein LOC107477398 — MDAQRALLDELMGSARNLTEEERKGYKEVTWDDKEVCGFYMVRFCPHDLFVNTRSDLGPCPRIHDPKLKESFENSPRHDAFVPKFEADLAQFCEKLVMDLDRRVRRGRERLAQEVEPAPAPPLTTEKSEQLSVLEEKIKNLLEQVESLGEAGKVDEAEALMRKVDALNVEKTALTQPQNDKVLMLGQEKKMALCEICGSFLVANDAAERTQSHITGKQHVGYGMVRDFISEYKAAKEKAVEEERLAREKEAEERRKQREKDHERRRRSDSSDRDRHRDKDRDRDRDRYRDRDLDRERSRELDGRGNRDGGRGMDSRLRNGRNGGRDRYRNKSRSRSPVRHNYRRHS, encoded by the exons ATGGATGCTCAGAGAGCTCTTCTTGACGAACTCATGGGTTCAG CTCGCAACTTGACGGAGGAAGAGAGGAAAGGATACAAAGAAGTGACGTGGGACGATAAGGAAGTGTGTGGATTCTACATGGTGCGGTTTTGCCCTCACGATCTCTTTGTCAACACTCGCAGCGATCTTG GACCTTGCCCAAGAATACATGATCCGAAGTTGAAAGAAAG CTTTGAGAATTCCCCAAGACATGATGCATTCGTACCCAAATTTGAAGCTGACCTTGCTCAGTTCTGTGAGAAATTG GTAATGGACTTGGATAGAAGAGTAAGACGTGGGCGAGAACGTCTTGCTCAAGAGGTGGAGCCAGCACCAGCGCCTCCATTGACTACTGAAAAGTCTGAACAGCTATCCGTGCTGGAGGAGAAGATAAAGAATCTTCTGGAACAAGTTGAATCTTTAGGTGAAGCTGGGAAGGTTGATGAAGCTGAAGCTCTTATGAGGAAG GTGGATGCACTCAATGTTGAGAAAACGGCATTAACACAGCCTCAAAATGATAAGGTGTTGATGCTTGGTCAGGAAAAGAAGATGGCACTATGTGAGATATGTGGTTCTTTTCTTGTGGCAAATGATGCTGCGGAAAGGACTCAGTCCCATATTACTGGGAAGCAACATGTTGGTTATGGCATGGTTCGCGATTTCATATCCGAATACAAG GCTGCCAAAGAGAAGGCCGTTGAAGAAGAAAGATTAGCTCGGGAAAAAGAGGCAGAAGAGCGAAGGAAACAGAGGGAGAAGGATCATGAGAGAAGACGACGAAGTGATTCAAGTGATAGGGACAGGCATCGGGATAAAGATCGAGATAGGGACAGGGATAGGTACAGAGATAGAGACCTAGATCGTGAAAGGTCTCGGGAGCTGGATGGTAGAGGTAATCGAGATGGGGGAAGGGGCATGGATTCTAGGTTGAGGAATGGAAGAAATGGAGGCAGAGACAGGTACCGCAACAAAAGCAGGTCACGCTCCCCCGTTAGGCACAACTACAGGCGGCACTCCTGA
- the LOC107477444 gene encoding peroxisomal membrane protein 11B, whose protein sequence is MNDTVDKLVIFLAKRDGIDKLVKTFQYVSKLVNYHVESTDSDMAKRFKNWEVASGLSRKAFRTGRFLTGFNALRRNPGSSNTLRLLAVLGNAGEMVYFFFDHFLWLSRIGTIDAKLAKKMSFISAFGESVGYIFFIIGDFILMRQGLKEEMKLKRRIRSSNDNSKNDEKESKGEEVEELKKRVQKIKGDRVMRLMAVAANVADLFIAVAEIEPNPFCNHTITLGISGLVSAWAGWYRNWPS, encoded by the coding sequence ATGAATGACACAGTAGACAAACTTGTGATCTTCCTAGCAAAGAGAGATGGCATAGACAAGCTTGTGAAGACATTCCAATATGTCTCAAAGCTTGTAAACTACCATGTTGAATCCACAGACTCTGACATGGCTAAGAGGTTCAAGAACTGGGAAGTTGCATCAGGACTAAGCCGAAAAGCCTTTCGAACCGGAAGGTTCTTAACCGGTTTCAATGCTCTACGGCGAAATCCAGGTTCATCAAACACTCTAAGGCTGCTAGCAGTTCTTGGAAATGCTGGTGAGATGGTTTACTTCTTCTTTGACCATTTTCTTTGGCTTTCAAGGATTGGAACCATTGATGCAAAGTTGGCAAAGAAGATGAGTTTCATTTCAGCATTTGGTGAATCAGTAGGGTACATATTCTTCATCATTGGTGACTTCATTTTGATGAGACAAGGTTTGAAGGAAGAGATGAAGCTGAAGAGGAGAATAAGAAGCAGCAATGATAATAGTAAAAATGATGAGAAAGAATCAAaaggagaagaagtagaagaattgaagaaaaggGTTCAGAAGATAAAAGGTGACAGAGTAATGAGGTTAATGGCAGTGGCAGCAAATGTTGCAGATTTGTTCATAGCAGTGGCTGAGATTGAACCAAATCCATTTTGTAATCACACAATCACACTTGGTATTAGTGGTTTGGTTTCTGCTTGGGCTGGTTGGTATAGAAATTGGCcttcataa
- the LOC107477399 gene encoding cell number regulator 6, producing the protein MAERKQSSYVKLGKDHAPLVDITPGELNQPIEVPQLAVRKCPECRQPLPESYSPPADEPWTTGIFGCTEDRESCLTGLFCPCVLFGRNVESLREDTPWTGPCLCHAIFVEGGISLAIATLAANSLVPGIDPGTVFLVCEGLFFTWWMCGIYTGQVRQTLQKKYHLKDSPCNACCVHCCLHWCALCQEHREMKGRLSDDLFSEMTIVNPPPAQEMTTSTHTDDDHKENPEASSANNGEHEHTHLEMQAI; encoded by the exons ATGGCGGAAAGGAAGCAATCGAGTTATGTGAAGCTGGGAAAAGATCATGCGCCTCTCGTTGATATCACTCCTGGCGAGCTCAATCAGCCAATTGAGGTTCCTCAG TTGGCTGTTCGCAAGTGCCCTGAATGTAGACAGCCACTACCCGAAAGCTATTCGCCTCCGGCAGATGAACCTTGGACGACTGGGATCTTTGGATGCACTGAAGATAGGGAAAGTT GCTTGACAGGGCTGTTTTGTCCTTGTGTGTTATTTGGGCGCAATGTAGAAAGCTTGAGGGAAGACACGCCTTGGACTGGGCCATGCTTGTGTCATGCCATTTTTGTTGAAGGTGGCATTTCTTTGGCCATAGCAACTTTAGCTGCAAATTCCCTCGTTCCTGGTATTGATCCGGGGACGGTATTTCTCGTTTGCGAGGGTTTATTCTTTACATGGTGGATGTGTGGCATTTACACTGGTCAAGTTCGGCAAACCTTGCAGAAGAAATATCACTTGAAG GACTCGCCTTGCAATGCATGTTGCGTGCACTGCTGCTTGCACTGGTGCGCCTTGTGTCAGGAGCACAGGGAGATGAAAGGCCGGCTCTCGGATGATCTTTTCTCGGAGATGACCATCGTAAACCCTCCTCCAGCTCAAGAGATGACCACTTCAACTCATACCGATGATGATCACAAGGAAAATCCCGAAGCATCTTCGGCTAACAATGGCGAGCACGAGCATACTCATTTAGAAATGCAGGCTATATAG